One window of Sphingobacteriales bacterium genomic DNA carries:
- a CDS encoding T9SS type A sorting domain-containing protein: MRNEKSSFPVSCFKSSNLAAGLPETEEESFWFKQLVQIEKDLGQSNRTYMELSSEEETLVRQIAATNTLASMDARVMLYTAFGEEIILALPQLPSIIAENIGNWNVHFKNKNIVKDPKVIVYPNPTTDILSIQYFPEKNIDYKLQIFNSQGNLQMESSLDNKKSVFTLDIGNWSSGLYYYHIKGNSNMPNVGKFTIISK, translated from the coding sequence ATGCGCAATGAAAAAAGTTCTTTCCCTGTTTCCTGCTTTAAGTCAAGCAATCTTGCAGCCGGATTGCCCGAAACGGAAGAAGAATCTTTCTGGTTTAAACAACTTGTTCAGATAGAAAAAGATTTGGGTCAGAGCAACCGCACCTATATGGAACTATCTTCTGAAGAAGAAACTTTAGTGCGCCAAATAGCTGCTACAAATACCCTTGCTTCGATGGATGCGAGAGTAATGCTATATACAGCATTCGGTGAAGAAATAATACTTGCCTTGCCTCAACTTCCTTCCATAATAGCCGAAAATATAGGAAACTGGAATGTACATTTTAAAAATAAAAATATTGTAAAAGACCCGAAGGTTATTGTATATCCCAATCCTACAACTGATATACTTTCTATTCAGTATTTTCCTGAAAAAAATATAGACTATAAGTTACAGATTTTTAACTCTCAGGGTAATCTACAAATGGAAAGTTCATTAGACAACAAAAAGTCCGTATTTACCTTAGATATTGGTAACTGGTCAAGCGGGCTATATTATTACCACATCAAAGGCAATAGCAATATGCCTAATGTTGGTAAATTTACAATTATCAGTAAATAG
- a CDS encoding TlpA family protein disulfide reductase encodes MEVNMNTQDPNQISVTGHSETVQLNNLIREIRTMQPEMREKYLKAYCDTVKNPFIGYMAVSNLDISVNYDTYKKVAAMMNQAIPSVRLNTEFQEYVQSMQNLQNTAIGKEAPEIKLQTPDGKEKALSELRGKVVLVDFWASWCGPCRKENPTVVAAYNKYKPKGFDIYSVSLDQKKEKWVEAIEKDKLTWNSHVSDLAGWQSSAAGLYGVKSIPAAFLIDKDGKIVAKNLRGPALEAKLAELLGS; translated from the coding sequence ATGGAGGTCAACATGAACACGCAGGATCCGAACCAAATTAGTGTAACCGGACATTCAGAAACGGTTCAGTTGAATAACCTCATCCGCGAAATCAGAACCATGCAGCCCGAAATGCGGGAGAAATATCTGAAAGCGTATTGCGATACGGTAAAAAATCCTTTTATCGGCTATATGGCGGTTAGTAATCTTGATATTTCTGTAAATTATGACACCTATAAAAAAGTAGCCGCTATGATGAACCAGGCTATTCCAAGTGTCAGACTTAATACCGAGTTTCAGGAATATGTGCAGTCTATGCAAAACCTACAAAACACAGCTATCGGCAAAGAAGCACCCGAAATCAAACTTCAAACCCCCGATGGTAAAGAAAAAGCCCTGTCTGAGTTAAGGGGTAAAGTAGTATTAGTGGACTTTTGGGCTTCCTGGTGTGGTCCCTGTCGAAAAGAAAACCCGACGGTGGTGGCAGCCTACAACAAATACAAACCCAAAGGATTTGATATTTACAGCGTATCGCTCGATCAGAAAAAAGAAAAATGGGTTGAAGCCATCGAAAAAGACAAACTGACCTGGAACAGCCACGTCAGTGATTTGGCAGGATGGCAATCTTCTGCAGCCGGTCTTTATGGAGTGAAATCAATTCCTGCCGCTTTCCTGATTGACAAAGACGGTAAAATAGTAGCCAAAAACCTGAGAGGCCCCGCCCTCGAAGCAAAATTGGCCGAGTTGTTGGGTTCCTAA
- the gatB gene encoding Asp-tRNA(Asn)/Glu-tRNA(Gln) amidotransferase subunit GatB, giving the protein MDFDIVIGLEVHAQLNTQSKVFAPDSTAFGANPNTQVSYITLAHPGTLPFLNQKVAEFAVMLGLATNCQIREYNEFSRKNYFYADLPKGYQISQYDTPICYDGFLDITFPTDSTKKRIRINRIHIEEDAGKSIHDLDPEKSFIDLNRAGVPLLEIVSEPDLSSADEAYQYVSKIKQLVEYLGICDGNMEEGSLRCDVNISVRPKGQKELGQRVEVKNLNSLRNIKRAILFETQRQTKLISRGTMIARETRSFDANNGTTFPLRGKELEHDYRYFPEPDLPPLILTLDYIQEVRQKMPVLPEALYQHFTQTFGLSDYDAAILTEDRETAMFFMQIAKHSTHYKAAANWMMGPVKSFLNTSNLTISDFTLPPEKMAELISLTQSGKVSFSVAAQELFPEFLKNNQITAESLAKQMGLMVQVSNDEEIEALVSQVLQQFPDKVKEYQKGKKGLSGFFIGQVSRLSKTKLDPQQVGRVLTRKLDLGT; this is encoded by the coding sequence ATGGACTTTGATATTGTCATCGGTTTGGAAGTACACGCTCAGTTAAACACCCAAAGTAAAGTTTTTGCCCCCGATTCTACCGCTTTTGGCGCAAATCCGAACACACAGGTAAGCTATATAACCCTTGCACATCCCGGAACCCTGCCTTTTCTGAACCAAAAAGTTGCAGAATTTGCAGTGATGCTGGGTTTGGCGACCAATTGCCAGATCAGGGAATACAACGAGTTTTCGAGGAAAAATTATTTTTATGCCGATTTGCCCAAAGGCTATCAAATTTCTCAATACGATACCCCCATTTGCTACGATGGGTTTTTGGACATAACTTTCCCGACAGATTCCACCAAAAAAAGAATCAGAATTAACCGCATTCATATTGAGGAAGATGCCGGTAAGAGCATTCACGATTTAGACCCGGAAAAGTCGTTTATTGATTTAAACCGTGCCGGAGTGCCATTATTGGAGATTGTGAGCGAACCTGATTTAAGCAGCGCAGATGAAGCCTATCAATATGTTTCAAAAATTAAGCAATTAGTAGAGTATTTAGGAATCTGCGATGGGAATATGGAAGAAGGCAGTTTGCGATGTGATGTAAATATTTCGGTCAGGCCAAAAGGTCAGAAGGAGTTGGGGCAAAGGGTAGAAGTTAAAAACCTGAATTCGCTCCGAAACATTAAGCGCGCTATTTTGTTTGAAACACAACGACAAACAAAACTCATTAGCCGCGGAACAATGATAGCCAGAGAAACAAGGAGTTTTGATGCAAACAACGGAACCACTTTTCCGCTAAGGGGGAAAGAACTGGAACATGATTACCGTTATTTTCCCGAACCCGATTTGCCGCCTTTAATACTGACTTTGGACTATATTCAGGAGGTTCGGCAAAAAATGCCGGTGCTGCCTGAAGCACTTTACCAACACTTTACCCAAACATTCGGATTGTCGGACTATGATGCCGCAATATTGACGGAAGACCGTGAAACAGCGATGTTTTTTATGCAAATTGCAAAACATTCGACACATTACAAAGCTGCGGCAAACTGGATGATGGGGCCGGTAAAATCGTTTTTAAATACCTCCAACCTCACCATTTCCGATTTTACATTACCGCCCGAAAAAATGGCAGAGTTGATCAGTTTAACTCAAAGCGGTAAAGTCAGTTTTTCGGTAGCGGCTCAGGAATTGTTTCCCGAGTTTTTGAAGAACAACCAAATTACTGCCGAATCACTCGCTAAACAAATGGGGTTGATGGTTCAGGTAAGCAATGATGAAGAAATCGAAGCATTGGTCAGTCAGGTGCTGCAACAATTTCCCGACAAGGTGAAAGAATATCAAAAAGGAAAGAAAGGGTTATCGGGCTTTTTTATAGGTCAGGTTTCGAGACTGAGCAAAACAAAGCTTGACCCGCAGCAGGTCGGGCGAGTTTTGACCCGTAAGCTCGATTTGGGCACTTAG
- the alaS gene encoding alanine--tRNA ligase: MTAKEIRQAFLDFFLSKGHQIVPSAPIVVKNDPTLMFNNAGMNQFKDFFLGNRKPENPRIANSQKCMRVSGKHNDLEDVGVDTYHHTMFEMLGNWSFGDYFKKDAINWSWELLTQVLKLHPDRLYATVFEGDVKENVPQDKESFDLWKTHLPENHILMGNKKDNFWEMGDTGPCGPCTEIHYDMRSEAERAQTEGAALVNQDHPQVIEIWNNVFIQFNRLSNGSLEPLPEKHVDTGMGLERLVRAIQGKTSNYDTDLFTPLIAEVCRITGIEYGKDEKTDIACRVLADHIRSIVFTISDGQLPSNTGAGYVIRRILRRAVRYAYSYLNYKEPILFELVPVLIMQFDELYPELNEQRDFITKVILQEETSFLRTLELGLRKFAQIEEQLLLTGTKEIDGQSAFELYDTFGFPIDLSRLIAAEKGFYINESGFAQAMHEQKERARQAAKIDTGDWVVLIPAGKQGSEFLGYDQLSTITQISKYRQITQKGKTRFQVVLDKTPFYAESGGQVGDTGCLQFGDVKIEVTDTKKENDLIVHLTDSLPPDTSIPCMAVVNQVLRSNTANNHTATHLLHAALRQKLGTHVAQKGSLVHPDYLRFDFSHFAKVSDEELREIEETVNAKIRENIQLEELNNVPIKEAMEMGAMALFGEKYGEFVRVIIFDPNYSVELCGGTHVAATGQIGLCKITAETSIAAGVRRIEARTGEAAYRMILNEWTETQLIRQMLNNPKDLKSGVSNLIQENDRLRKELERLQMEQADQLKNILKTQAQTIHQIQFIGEKLNAGLTTEMVKKIAFDLKKEIDGLFLVLGTEIDDKAHLTLMIDEKLVESHQLNAAVLIRTLAKHIQGGGGGQPFYATAGGKNPQGLTNAIDAARKIVKELN, translated from the coding sequence ATGACTGCAAAAGAGATCAGACAGGCTTTTTTAGATTTTTTTCTTTCCAAAGGGCATCAAATTGTCCCTTCTGCGCCGATAGTTGTGAAGAACGACCCGACTTTGATGTTTAACAATGCGGGGATGAATCAATTTAAAGATTTCTTTTTAGGCAACAGAAAACCTGAAAATCCGCGCATCGCCAATTCTCAAAAATGTATGCGGGTATCGGGTAAACACAACGACCTTGAAGATGTGGGGGTAGATACCTATCATCATACGATGTTTGAAATGTTGGGCAACTGGTCTTTTGGCGATTATTTTAAAAAAGATGCCATCAACTGGTCCTGGGAATTACTGACACAGGTACTGAAACTACATCCTGACCGGCTTTATGCAACTGTTTTTGAAGGCGATGTGAAAGAAAATGTTCCGCAGGACAAAGAATCTTTTGATTTGTGGAAAACCCATCTGCCCGAAAATCATATTTTGATGGGCAACAAAAAGGACAATTTTTGGGAAATGGGAGATACCGGCCCTTGCGGCCCCTGCACCGAAATTCATTACGATATGCGCTCTGAAGCAGAAAGGGCGCAAACAGAAGGGGCTGCTTTGGTCAATCAGGACCATCCGCAGGTGATTGAAATTTGGAACAACGTGTTTATTCAGTTCAACCGCCTTTCAAACGGCAGTCTTGAACCCTTGCCCGAAAAACATGTAGATACGGGAATGGGATTAGAAAGATTGGTTCGGGCAATTCAAGGGAAAACTTCCAACTACGATACCGATTTGTTCACCCCCCTGATTGCAGAAGTCTGCCGTATTACCGGTATTGAGTATGGAAAAGACGAGAAAACCGATATTGCCTGCCGTGTACTTGCCGATCATATTCGTTCCATCGTGTTTACCATTTCTGATGGACAGTTGCCTTCCAATACCGGTGCGGGCTATGTTATCCGGCGCATTTTAAGACGGGCAGTCCGATATGCCTATAGTTATCTGAATTACAAAGAACCCATCTTGTTTGAATTGGTTCCGGTGTTAATTATGCAATTTGATGAGCTATATCCCGAACTTAACGAGCAGCGCGATTTTATAACTAAAGTTATTTTGCAGGAGGAAACCTCATTTTTGCGAACCCTTGAGCTGGGGCTGAGAAAATTTGCACAAATAGAAGAACAGTTATTGCTAACCGGCACTAAAGAAATTGACGGTCAATCGGCTTTTGAATTGTATGATACCTTTGGATTTCCGATAGATTTATCCCGTTTAATTGCTGCGGAAAAAGGATTTTACATCAACGAATCCGGTTTTGCACAGGCCATGCACGAGCAAAAAGAGCGCGCAAGGCAAGCCGCAAAAATTGATACCGGCGATTGGGTGGTGCTTATTCCGGCCGGCAAGCAGGGCAGTGAATTTTTGGGCTATGACCAACTCAGCACCATTACTCAGATCAGTAAATATCGTCAGATTACCCAAAAAGGCAAAACCCGGTTTCAGGTGGTGTTGGATAAAACCCCGTTTTATGCCGAAAGCGGCGGGCAGGTTGGTGATACCGGATGTTTACAGTTTGGAGATGTAAAAATTGAAGTTACCGACACGAAAAAAGAAAACGACCTGATTGTTCATTTAACCGATTCTCTTCCCCCCGATACGAGTATTCCCTGTATGGCAGTTGTCAATCAGGTACTTCGAAGCAATACTGCCAATAACCATACCGCTACTCACTTGCTTCATGCCGCACTCCGTCAAAAATTAGGAACCCATGTTGCTCAAAAAGGGTCGTTAGTACATCCCGATTATCTGCGGTTCGATTTTTCGCATTTTGCAAAGGTTTCTGACGAAGAACTCAGAGAGATAGAAGAAACGGTAAACGCGAAAATCAGAGAAAATATTCAGCTTGAAGAATTGAACAATGTTCCGATAAAAGAAGCGATGGAAATGGGGGCAATGGCATTGTTTGGAGAGAAATACGGTGAATTTGTGCGGGTTATCATTTTTGACCCCAATTATTCAGTAGAGCTTTGTGGCGGTACTCATGTGGCTGCTACCGGACAAATCGGGCTTTGTAAAATTACCGCCGAAACATCAATAGCTGCCGGAGTCCGGCGGATAGAAGCGCGAACCGGAGAGGCGGCTTATCGCATGATTTTAAACGAATGGACAGAAACTCAGCTAATTCGGCAGATGCTGAACAATCCGAAAGACCTTAAATCGGGAGTTTCCAACCTGATTCAGGAAAATGACCGCCTGCGTAAAGAATTGGAGCGTTTACAAATGGAACAGGCAGACCAGTTAAAAAACATATTGAAAACACAAGCCCAAACCATTCACCAAATTCAGTTTATCGGTGAAAAATTAAACGCCGGACTGACTACAGAAATGGTCAAAAAAATTGCTTTTGATCTTAAAAAGGAAATAGATGGTTTGTTCCTTGTTCTCGGCACAGAAATAGACGATAAAGCACATCTGACGCTGATGATAGATGAAAAACTGGTCGAATCTCATCAGTTAAATGCAGCCGTTCTAATTCGCACTTTGGCAAAACATATTCAGGGAGGCGGAGGCGGTCAGCCTTTTTATGCTACTGCCGGAGGGAAAAACCCTCAGGGATTGACGAATGCCATTGACGCAGCCAGGAAAATCGTGAAGGAGTTGAATTAA
- a CDS encoding fibronectin type III domain-containing protein, whose amino-acid sequence MTKYRISIDFNNLTDLEVLFRTNEVISGLTANPDFPTPDPTVVVLTGLRDDFSNAMLAAANGGTTLNTVKNEKRTVLIAGLQREAQYVEYYGLNSETILLSSGFEVYSSVKTTAPASVSPTIDKVTDAALSGSLILRTNSVKHAIVYELRYTEDEYGPTARWNYLVVQTKSKFVVSGLTPGNNYWFQARTISTKGPSEWSDPFIFMPR is encoded by the coding sequence ATGACTAAATACAGAATCAGTATTGATTTCAACAATCTCACAGATTTGGAAGTACTTTTCCGAACTAATGAGGTAATTTCCGGCCTGACTGCCAACCCCGACTTCCCGACACCCGACCCCACAGTTGTAGTTTTAACCGGTTTACGCGACGATTTCAGCAATGCCATGTTAGCTGCTGCAAACGGGGGAACAACTTTGAACACTGTAAAAAACGAAAAAAGAACAGTTTTGATTGCCGGTTTGCAAAGAGAAGCTCAATATGTTGAGTACTACGGATTAAATTCTGAAACTATCCTGTTAAGTTCCGGTTTTGAAGTTTACAGCAGCGTAAAAACGACTGCTCCTGCATCGGTTTCACCGACTATTGATAAAGTAACTGACGCTGCCCTCAGCGGAAGTTTGATTTTGCGAACCAATTCTGTTAAACATGCCATCGTTTACGAATTGAGATACACCGAAGATGAATACGGACCTACTGCCCGTTGGAACTATTTAGTCGTTCAAACTAAAAGCAAATTTGTAGTATCCGGACTTACCCCCGGTAATAACTACTGGTTTCAGGCTCGAACCATCAGCACCAAAGGCCCCAGTGAATGGTCTGACCCGTTTATCTTCATGCCCCGATAA
- a CDS encoding GxxExxY protein: MITKKYLDELTYEIIGSAIEVHKAMGTGLLESVYHLCMKEELMYRKINFQTEMKIPVIYKQKNLDIDFRCDLFVENCIVVELKAVTEIIPIHEAQLLTYMKLLKCPKGILINFNCSNIFKDGQKTFVNEYFAKLPSF; this comes from the coding sequence ATGATAACAAAAAAATACCTTGACGAACTAACTTATGAGATAATCGGAAGTGCTATCGAAGTCCATAAGGCAATGGGAACTGGTTTATTAGAAAGTGTATATCATCTATGTATGAAAGAAGAATTAATGTATAGAAAAATAAATTTTCAAACAGAGATGAAAATCCCTGTAATTTACAAGCAAAAAAACCTGGATATTGATTTTAGGTGTGATTTATTTGTGGAAAACTGTATCGTAGTGGAATTAAAAGCGGTTACAGAAATAATTCCTATACACGAAGCACAACTGCTGACCTATATGAAACTATTGAAATGCCCCAAAGGCATATTAATTAATTTCAATTGTTCCAATATATTCAAAGATGGGCAAAAAACATTTGTGAACGAGTATTTTGCTAAACTTCCCAGCTTCTAA